AACAAATACTTTTTCAATAAAGTGAATCTTGTATACAGAGTGGATAAATTTGCAGAGTTCTATAACATTTCATTCAATAATGCTGAGGCCCACTGAAACAGTCCACATTCTTAAACATTTATCAATATCCAtcttcacaaaaaaatatttaaatggggAATATTTATAGGACACAGCCAGATATTTCAGAATGCCAAACTGCATGGTGCATCATTCATAACCAAGCACATAAAAATCTTAATCATTGAGGAATAACTAATAGCTGCtcatcaaacagaaaaaaaagaaagaaaagaaactcAGTGGAACAGCATGATATCAAACTGGCAACAGCATTTTGAGGGACAAGTGCCAGATTTAACAGGAAAAAATTCTGAGAATGACCAGCAGAGGGAAATAATTCCAGCACACGAAATAGAGGGAATCCTTACAGAAAGAACCCTGTgctaaacaaacattttatatatacactcacctaaaggattattaggaacacctgttcaatttctcattaatgcaattatctaatcaaccaatcacatggcagttgcttcaatgcatttaggggtgtggtcctggtcaagacaatctcctgaactccaaactgaatgtcagaatgggaaagaaaggtgatttaagcaattttgagcgtggcatggttgttggtgccagacgggccggtctgagtatttcacaatctgctcagttactgggattttcacgcacaaccatttctagggtttacaaagaatggtgtgcaaagggaaaaacatccagtatgcggcagtcctgtggccgaaaatgccttgttgatgctagaggtcagaggagaatgattcaagctgacagaagagcaactttgactgaaataaccactcgttacaaccgaggtatgcagcaaagcatttgtgaagccacaacacgcacaaccttgaggcggatgggctacaacagcagaagaccccaccgggtaccactcatctccactacaaataagaaaaagaggctacaatttgcacgagctcaacaaaattggacagttgaagactggaaaaatgttgcctggtctgatgagtctcgatttctgttgagacattcaaatggtagagtcagaatttggcgtaaacagaatgagaacatggatccatcatgccttgttaccactgtgcaggctgctggtggtggtgtaatggtgtgggggatgttttcttggcacacgttaggtcccttagtgccaattgggcatcgtttaaatgccacggcctacctgagcattgtttctgaccatgtccatccctttatgaccaccatgtacccatcctctgatggctacttccagcaggataatgcaccatgtcacaaagctcgaatcatttcaaattggtttcttgaacatgacaatgagttaaCTGTACTATAATAgtccccacagtcaccagatctcaacccaatagagcatctttgggatgtggtggaacgggagcttcgtgccctggatgtgcatcccacaaatctccatcaactgcaagatgctatcctattaatatgggccaacatttctaaagaatgctttcagcaccttgttgaatcaatgccacgtagaattatggcagttctgaaggtgaaagggggtcaaacactgtattagtatggtgttcctaataatcctttaggtgagtgtatatatatatatagtcatcCAATCCAATGTAAAACTGTCTTTTACCTGACTAAGAAGATGGACAGCGGGAAGATGGACACATAAATAAAAAGGTCGAAAACTGTATGACTAGGTGGACTGTGTCCCACTTTCTCTAGAAACTTCATACAATTTTAGAGAACGGAACGAACAGACACCCCACCTTATCAGGCAAGCAGACCAGATTGAACTGCAGCACAAACTGCTCTGAATCATGACTTATTGCAGGAGAGTGGCCTTCGTTGGCATCGGTCACCCTCTCACACCTGTGAGCTGGTCGTAAAGACAGAGGCAAGATGGCTAAGAAGTTCAGGAACAAACTAAAAGTGGCAGCTAAAAGAAAAACTAAGAAATTATTTCAATTTATAATATTGCCATTCTGCAGTAGGTTCACCTGTCAGTCAATTAAAGTACTGTACCTCCCAGGTCACTGCTGTGCAATCACATGCCAAAAGATGACTTGGACACAGGTATACGAGTCAGTTAGCATGCGGGTGTTAGAAATTACCATGTTCAACACATGAATTATAAtcaagcttttcattttatccCTGAGTGGTTGGTACCTTATGCTGCAAATTCACCCCACAAAACAATTACAGGGAGGAAAAACCAATGTACTGGAGGATCTCAATGTCCTTATGAATAATCTCTAGCAAGGACAGGAAGCTACAATCAGGACAGAACATGGACAAAATAACTAATTCCAGACTGGAAGACAATCTATTATAACCATGACTGTTCACCTTGAATGCAGAACATTTTGGGGAAGAACTGTAAGAGCACAACTGTGGACTCAAGTCTAAAGCAAGAAATATCAACAAACTTTCAAGTCATAATTCCCATCTCTTCTCATACGATCTATTGATTTTTTAAGAAGTACTTTATCTTTAGCTTGCGGGGTTTCGCCGTCGTTTTATGCGAAAACGAACGGGGCTATTGATCCGCTTGTCAGCCATGTTTGTTTCCTTTAAAGTTGTACACAAATGTATATATATTCGGTTTCACAACATAAAAGTTGTCATTTCTATTCATACCTAAAGCTCACAATAAAAAAGCGGGATGAACAGCAGgttaattttatttgttcatttattatCCTGATTATCACGCTTTAAAAACTATTCCCCCGCAGGCCGCTTCAACGTCGTATTTCAGTATACTACTCCTACACTTTCACATTTCATGTTTTCTGCCTGGTTTAAGAATGATTTTTTTGTCGCGCTCATTTGGACCGCTTTCAGCCAAGAGGGCTTTTAATTAGGCTATTTTAAATTAACTCGCAGACTGAATAACTTCGGCCATATCCACACAACTAACAGAGGGATTCAGTATTTTGAGCAAACGGACGGAAATCACGTGTTGGAAATATTGCACACCTGCATTTAACTGACTGGAATCGCAGTTTTTACATAACTAAAGCATAATTTTTATCATTCTTCACAATATCACATgtctatgtttttaaaatattgtaaaaTACCTTACACGAAATCTGAAGTTTGACGCAATGTCGCACATAGGTCCGTCGGTAACACCCTCAGCTTCTAATGAGAGTTCACCTGTTTCCAGTTTAACTTTACTCATTCTCTTACTCATACCTTGCGTGGTTCTCCTCTTGCTGTTGAACTGCATGTTTTTAGGATATAAAATACTTATTCTATCTAAAAAGAAGAGGAAAAGGCGACGAGGGGGTTCCGAAACCACGCTCTTACAGTCCACTTTATCGACGCGACACGTTACCAGAATCTCAGAGACCCCATCCCAGACCAATGGAGGCAGGAAAGATTATCTTTCCATCCCGGTGCCCGTGCTGGCGCAGCCCGCAGGGTCTTCATCTCTCACCTCGTCTAAGGAGAGGGCCGCGCTGGGCCAGAGGTGCAGAGCCATGAGGCCCGATGGAGCCACAACAGGAGGATCGGAGTCTTTGAAAGCACCCAGCACTATAATAGCCACTATGTCGACGTCCAACTCGACGACGAGAGCGGATCTACCGCGCAGATCACAGCTTTACAGCAGAAGCTCTTTAGGCGGGAGGAGACTGCAGCCCGCAATGACGCCCTACAGCGACTCGGAGACGGATCGCGGCAACACTGTGCCACCCAATTCCCCCGTGCTGAATGGACCGCCGCCGGGGGTAAGATCATACATTAGGTAACCGTAAACTGGTTCACCGTTTGTGGTGTGCAGTGTCTTGACGGCTGCGTGTTAACTGTCAATCCCAGAGCACTGCAAACGTGGGCCCCATGCGGCGGAGTAGCACGATGGAGCTGATCGACACTGTCGGTACCGGGTTTGAGTACGAATATGAAAGCGGTATGCCCCCCGATGACTTATGCCTCGTTGCTTCAGCCAACTCCTCTGCTGTGGGGCCAGGATTGGACAGCGATTTTGGTGCAAGCGCAGGCAAGTGACTGCATTTTAgcatattcatttatatttttatatatagacTCGCACTTTATTCGGCAGATGATCAAACTTGTTAATGTTGGCTGGTCCACTTCTCCATTTGCAGGTCATATGTTAATTGCGTAATTAATCTCTGTCGTAGGAATTTCCCTCAGAATATTGTCTTGTGACAGCGACGGCCTTTCGAACGCACAGCTGTCATCTCCTATGGAGTGGGATTACTATGATCCATGTTATGTCAACCAAAATAATATAGCCAAACACATGTTTCACATGCCCACTGTCATCACTAAGCAGTACTGGGTTTAACGTTATTTACATGTTATTTACCacaaagctaccactaggtgtcactaataaatatatttacGTTTaagatgattaaaaaaaaacactttaaaatatGTTGTTACCAAAAGTTTAATAAGATCTTTATATACTTTACGTTTCAAGACGTTAAGAAGTTTTGTTTCACTGTACGTTACTTCTGATttgtaatgtttatttttttaaaaccacgCATTTTCAAATTGAGTATGTATAAGTATCACAGATGTCAATTTTTTCACGCATTGTTGTTTAAAAGATTTGGGTTTCTGGGATTGCGATTTTGGACGGGATTACAAAACTTGCTGGTGAACCCTCATTTTGTTGCAGTTAATATCttatctttaaatattttagacttgATTGTAATGTTGCTGTATTGTAATAAACTTTTTAAACCTATACTATCCTCCTCTTGGGTGTACAGATAAAATGTAGTATGTTTGAGGTTTCTTCTATTACTGCTACAAATGTATATATGTGTTAATGCTGATATACTCCAAACATAAATATGTGCAGAGTATGCATTAATGTTAGTACAATGTATTCATTCCCTTTAAACGAAATATAATACAACTTAACTGCAACACGACTTGATTTTAATGCAACTTTagattttatatattaaatagtAGAAAAAGCGATACATGGCGTATGTTGATTTACAAAGATTGATTTAACCATCTTAAGTTTGCACACAGTGCATAGCATCTAGTCTTTTTTGAGAGAATATAATGTAGAGATCAAATGAGGAAGCTATGACCAGCATCACTTAAACCATAAAGGTTACAAGGAAAACTTACGGAGAAAAAATAGGTAAAGGTTAATTTTAGTCAACAAACAAGTGtttctgtatttttcttttaatgagAATTGAAGAGCCTAACTTGTcctcaaattaaaatgttatgCTCCCAAAGTATTTTCTGTCCCTTAATACAAGCTTAATTGCAAACATAATGTCTATAATGACATTtcaggaaaaacacacactatTACATACCTGCAGATTTATCTTAATTGACAAAATTAGACTAAGAACCCACATTACACAGGGAACTATCACTAGttaatttgtttcattttgtaagattttatttttttaataatattctcAAAGGTGTAATACATTACCTATGCTacgtttataaaaaaaaacaattttttacCGATGTCCTTCTCAGTCTATCACTATTGTGGCCAAAATGCATGGTGGCATAATAGAAAACAGAGAAAAATCCCACCCTACCGAGAATTTATTCTCTTAAATGCCACATTCCTGCTTGTCCATCTATTAAAAACAGGTACAGGAATAATTTCTTTCATACACCATGGTAAAGACGAGTAGCTACATGCTTTCTCCAGTATCTGTAAGCAGATAGATTTGTtgatatgttaaaaaaaaaaaaaaaagtcatagaAACATCAAATTGGTTTCagtttgtaatttttttttttacaacacggGCTGGTTGAATTGATTATTTTGGTCCACCGTGTGGTTCAGGTTAACCATAGAGATCATCATCATTGTCCTCACTGAATACATTTCCACCACTGCCTCCTCCGGATCCCTGGCTTGGACCAGCACCACCTTGGTTACTAGAGGGGAATCTGAGAAAGAAACGTGAAAACAGTACATAAAGATGAACTATTTACACAACGGACCATTTAAGAAGTTCTAAACAAACTGTTCTGAATGCTAGTACCATCATAAGTAAAGAAGTACCTTCTGGCAATGCTGGCTATAAGAAAATGCATCTACAGCTAACACTGTAAAACATTTCGGCCCGTAGCCGTTTAATGCGTCTACCTGAAGCTGCCGAATCCTCTGCTTTGTTGTAAGGTCTGTGCAAACATCTCATATTTGCGGATATCGTTGTCGCTGACAGAGCGGCGAGCAAAGCGCATGGCTTCTTCAAAGTGGTCCTTACGAATCTCTGGTACAGGATCATCTTCTTCAACCTCCTACATGTTAAGAAGAAAATATTATGTACCTTCCACCTCACATACAACTGAACCCAGTTCAAGTAGCTATTTGTACAGAGTGTCTCACCATAGCTGAGGGGTTAGTCTGCCTCTCACGTTCCCTCCTTATCTCATTTTCAATGGACTCTCTGATGGCCAGCTTGCATGCTCGTTGACAGATCTCTGTCAGATCAGCTCCAGAAAAACCATTTGTCATTTTTGCCAGGAAATCAAGGTCCACATCCTGTATATAAAAGGACAGTTAATAAATTCTCCTTTAATCCATCATGGTGAAAACGGGGTAATTTTAACCTTAAATTAACGTTTTTAAGTAGAATATCTAAGACTAGAAAAGAACTAGGAAAGATCATGCCTTGCCTTTGATATGGGAGACTTCCTCAAGTTAGCCTTCAGGATGGCAATTCGGGACTTCTCATCAGGAAGAGGGATGTAAATAAGTTGGTCCAGCCGCCCAGGCCGTAAGATGGCAGGGTCAATGATATCTGGCCTGTTGGTGGCACCAATAATGAATACATTCTTCTTGCTGGACATTCCATCCATCTCTGTGAGGATCTGGTTGATAACTCTGTCTGCTGCACCACCCCCATCTCCGATGCTCCCGCCACGGGCCTTGGCGATGGAGTCCAACTCATCGAAGAACAGGACACAAGGGGCAGCTTGACGTGCCTGACAATAGATTTTAGAGTATTACTTTTTTCTCCCTCAAAAGAAGTCTTGAAAGTCAAGCTACAGATGCTAGTAAACACTATTTCGTAATTTAGTTTATTATGCAAAAGCTTCAGTTACAGATACATTTGATATCACAGAATCAAGCGTTATTTAAGATGTATGCTGTTTCATAATAGCATGTTAGGAATACAAAGTTCAAACCAATCAATGATAAATTAGGTTCACCTGAAGTTTAAAAAAGTCAACTATTTAATCCATAAATAATCCTGAAACTTTCATGCTTAAGAAATTCAGCCCCAGAACTGGCTACCACTGAACAGTAGAGCttcatgtatttattatttggtCCATTTGTTTGAGTAAATGTGTACCATACCTTGTCGAAGATCTCCCGGACATTTGCCTCAGACTCTCCAAACCACATAGTGAGCAGCTCTGGACCCTTGATGGAGATGAAGTTGGCTTGACACTCATTAGCAATGGCCTTTGCCAGCAGAGTCTTACCACAGCCAGGAGGACCATAGAACAGAACCCCCTTGGAGGGGGTCATGCCGAACTTCAAGAACTTGTCTGGATGCTCAACAGGGTACTACAGGACGACATAAGAGCACTTTAAGAAACAGACTAATTCACATGGCTGAGCATACAGCACTAAATAATATGGGTAATTACCATAAACCCTAAACCAAACCATAATACCATAGACGAGATTTGCTCATTCCTGCTCCTGGAGGTCTACCACCCTGCAAAGCTTAgatgcagccctaatttaacacatctgatacagataatccaggggggggggcactttaaGGATTTCTTCAGACTGAAAATGGCAACCCTACTGGGGTTGAGCCCCTACCAGACACATCCCCCGTCCCCACCAGATGGACAACTGAAAAGAGACATTTGTTATTTACTTGAACAAGTTCCTGTAGCTCTCTCTTCACATCCTCCAGTCCACCAATGTCCTCCCAGGTGATATTAGGCACCTCCACCACCGTTTCTCGCAAGGCTGAGGGGTTGCTCTGACTCAGGGCCCactaaaaacattaaaataccaATATAAAATCTGAAATTTTTAGGCAGATCTGTTAAGTAAAATGAGTACTGACCGTAAAATGCACAAATATCCCAAAATAAAAGCATTTCAACTTACCCTGAAGTCATCCATTGTGACTGCCAAAGAGTTCATGACCTCTGCATCAATGGTTTCATCCTCCAGATCAATGAGATCCATTTTCTTTCTGATGGCCTGCAGAGCAGCCTCTGAGCAAAGGGCAGCAAGATCGGCTCCCACATGACCATGAGTCTCATTGGCAACCTGGAACATCAGATGTGTGATGTAATCTTAAAGGAAATATTGCCACATTAGTTATCCAAAGCCAACACAATAAAAAACCAAATGACATTCCCCATACACTTTCACAATTACTTTTACTGTAACCTCTTTTTACTTTGTGAAAtacaaatttaattaaaattttataaacTTTTTCATCATGGTTTGTAGCTAATGGTCTTTGATGTTCTCTCATACTGTGTGCGAGACATTTCTATGCCCGGTTTCTGCAGCCTTTTGGCAATGACATGAAATTTACAGGCCtcacacagcacaaatacatCTTATGGAGATGgatactttaaaaaatacattaacagAAATGCaggtgttacaacctaaaagtttgcgaTTTACAAAGaaattaacgaatacagagtaatgataaaaataaacaatggatcgcatggcatagtctagtgTTGGCGCAGTGTTGGGGCGTGGCTTGGGGTTGTCACGATCTGCCGAGccgggaccggggaagcagggatAGGACTGAAGCGATCGGGAAACATGGGGTTTAATTGAGAACAGGCAGAACAACACAATGAcgttacaatgaccggactggggaaacaaactgaaacgcggactaaatacagaggactaatgacaacaaccagaaacagctgatcacatagggattccacacgaggttaacgagggggcgtggcacacggaaggagcagacgagcGGGGCAGGACTGGGGTAGTGTTGGGGTACATTCTTTATCGTATTGGAAGCCaataagaaaacaaatgttcttcttgttttatcctgttcattttgtgtttaaatgctaaaacaaaaacatttaggtgtaatttatttgggccaggaaccaattaattggttttccatcaTTTCTTacggggaaaattcgatcagaactcgaactttttaggatttgaacccgagttctgaacggattaagttcgagttctgaggtaccactgtactttgttttctttctttgtttttgccACAGTATCTAGTGCCACAGTATTTAGTGCCACAGTATTTAGTGGTCCAAAACATGTTTTATCTACGCACCTGTTCAAGATCAACATCATCAGCCAGCTTCATGTTCTTGGTGTGAATCTGGAGGATCTCAAGTCGCCCGGTTGCATCAGGAATGCCGATGTCCACCTCTCGGTCGAAGCGACCTTTCAAGTTATTAGAACAATTAGTTTGAAATTTTACACCTCAAATGACAAGGATCCAGTTGACTAGCATTTCactgacattttttatttaaaattcttACGGTTTGCCTTGCCATAGAGAAAAACCAGAGCAGTAAGCataaatataacaaataatccaaaatgttaataaactaaataaatttctTCACAGCAGAAGTTTAAGATTTATGAAGAGAAATTGTTAGAAACAAAGCTTTAGAGGTTAATGAGTTGGCTTATTCCATTCAATAACACAGAAACTATAGGTCCACATTTTATGATGCTCTAAGCACTTTGAAAAATCAGTCATCTGAATAAATGAAAATTAGACCTAAAACACAATACTAGCTCATAAAAGAGTATGTTTAGCTAAATAATACTCTCCATACCCCCTACTGGCCTTTGTATTTTATTGCATGACAAGGTTCAAGGTGATCTGTTACCAAATCGCCTGAGAGCTGGATCGATGCTGTTTGGTCTGTTTGTAGCTGCCATAACAATGACGTGTGCCCTCTGCTTCAGCCCATCCATAAGTGTGAGCAGCTGGGAGACAATACGCCTCTCGACTTCCCCGTGAGTCTGTGGAAAGAGGAGTGGAGCTTCATTAACTTCTCCAGATAACACTCTCTGAGACAAAGTGCGCCGATGAACGTGAACAGCCCCCAGCCAtgacgagagagagagagagagctgcaggCTTAACTTCTCTCTTTTTGGTGCGATGGCGTCAAGCTCATCGATGAAGATAATGGCTGGGGCGTTCTTTTCAGCTTCTTCAAAAGCTTTTCTCAGGTTGCTTTCAGACTCTCCAGCGAGTTTGCTCATAATTTCAGGGCCTTATTACACAATAGAAAACAAAATTAGAAAGGAATTCAACATTTAATGTCAAAACTGATGGCAGTTAGCAGCTACATTATCATCAGATGGTGTAACGGATCATTTCGGTTTACTGTGCAGGAAATCTTTTACCATTGATGAGGAAAAAGAATGCTCCAGTTTCATTCGCAACAGCACGAGCAATCAGCGTTTTTCCAGTTCCAGGAGGGCCGTACAACAGGATTCCACGAGGAGGCTATGCACATAAAATGGAATGCACACTTCAAAAACCCTCTGAGCCACAATGCCTGGCACATTAAGAGACCTTCAGGCTAACTGTCTGATGCCATTTTAGGTAAAGTTACTGTTATTACGTCATTGGAAAATAGCAATAAACATTTTACTAATGAACAAAAGTTGTCTTTGTGAAAAGTCCTTCCCAAGAGGAAAGGATTAATTCTGCACTGTCAATCAAAGCCTGACCAATGAACTGGCAAACTGTCCAACAGGAGGCTGGAAAAACCTTTGAGTGACAGACAGAATATGAAAATCTCACGATGGGCTTTTAATTCTCCATGCTCCCATAGCTACACATACCAATAAGGGGCATCTTCACAAAGCAAAGCACTTACCTTGACGCCAATCGCCTTGAACAGGGCAGGGTGTCTGAGGGGCAGTTCCACCATCTCCTTTATCTGAGCCAGCTGCTTCCTAACTCCCCCAATGTCATCATAGCCAACTTCGTTCAGGGACTCTTCCTCATCCTAGTCACACACATATTttatacagaaacacacacacttccttTTTTGTTATACCTAGCTAAAGTAGAGTGCAtaacatccagtgagctgaaTGTTTAATACTTGAAAATGTTTACATGTCTTACATTCAACAATCATTTTACTGCttggcagctgggggggggggggggggaataggtATAGTGATTTCCAACCACTTCTAAAGGCAGTCTCCCAATATTTTAAATCATTCTTTTAAATCATATTTACATGAGGATAGATATTAGCATCACTCTGAAGTTTATTGCATTACCTCACGTTTGATTGGCTCTCCCTCACAGTGGATGACTGTGTCTGGAGCGACTATGCAGTATGGGCTGGGGTCTGTCTCTACCACCTTGAACTCCACGGCCCGCATCCCTCCTCTCACAAGGAAAATATCCCctacacaaaacacaaaaatatgcatttaaaatggCAACCTACAGTTCAGTGAACAAGAAAATTAGAACCACATTTTCACAAGTAGCTAACAATGTTATTCTTATGGGAAGTTTTACCCAGGGTATGGTACAGCATTCAACTTAAAACCATCCATGGAAGAACATCCATGAAATCATCAGTGGATCTCCATTTTCATATTACAGTGGTCTCCAACGTGCGGTCCAACATACCACATTGACgcaaaaaatgacaaaatactaaaaaaaagcACTAAGACACCTTTAGGAAATACAGAACAAAGAGAAACACTGAACACTGCAAGCTGGCTAACCTACACTGCAAGCTGGCTAACCTACACTGCAAGCTGGCTAACCTACACTGCAAGCTGGCTAACCTACACTGCAAGTCTAAAAGGGAGGTTATTAGCTTTCAGTTGAATCATGGAGTGGGTTAATCGGTACTAGCTAGCAAAGGAAAGCATTTAATGTTCCCAGCTTTGGGGGATGTTAACCTATGACCTATCCAGATAAAACTGATATGAACTATAGATGACTTGCTCACAAAATCTTTAGTTAGGCTATTCAGCACTTTAaggtgcaaaaaaataaaatgctaaaacCTAAATGTCTTGCACTTTGCATTTGCAGGCCACTGTATCATACCGTTTACCTGAACCGATGCATTGACAATCTGACACCCTTACCTTTCCTGATGGGCCGGTAGGCTTCCAGGAAGTATGGCTTAAGATAAACCTCAAACAGGTTGCCTGTGATGCCCTCCACTGTGTCATCGATGGGCAGAACGTGAATCCGTTTCCCGTACTTCACATCAGGGCATGGCTGGATGCTGCACAGAGGAAGAGGATCATGGCCTTTACTCCAGTGTTCCAGAGGATGGTAGGAATACTTCTGCAGAGGTGATGCTGCAAATGCAGCAGGTGCGGACAACCCCAAAGGGCAGCAAAGCCTTACCTAATGACATCTCCCAGGCGCACCCTCAGGTTGTTGCGAACGACCCTGTTCATGCGCACCTTCTCATCAGAGCAGGTGTCATCCGAGAGCACGATGCATACAGTCTCCCTCCTCTTCTTCCCTTTCAGCAGGACTGTGTCTCCCCTAAAGAGCTGAAGCTCATCCATCTTAGCCTGCCAAGTGCGAGATGGAGGATCACGATTCGCATCAGCTGCAGTGCAAGGCTGCAGCTCAAATGCATGCGTGCAGTTTGCTTCCAATGAAAAACAATTGTCATAACTTGAAGTGCTATATACTTCCTCCCTTTCACTAGCAAAGCACATCTAGATCTGCTTCATTCCAAATCATTCCCACTACCCTTTACAtagacaaaataaacaaacagatatACAGCTCAAGTAATACATTTAGACTTGCCTTAAAATTGTGGCAAGTATGTGTGGCATAAAGAAAAAATGTCTTCGAAAACCTGAAACATGATTACTAAAGAGCATCATGAAGCACATAACAGATCAAAAACAACTGACCTGAGAGAGGGAAACCACGCTGTTATCCTCATTAATGGATTCATCCACAATCAACCTGTTGGGTCTGTTCTTTTGCTTTAAAATTGCAGTGGAAAGATCATCGTTTTTAGATCTGTGGAGAAAATGAAAACACATTCATTACTATAACATGTACCTCTGGTGTAAACAGCTTCAGAGGAATGTTACACAAAAATAATGTGCAGACACCTGCACATCTTCCAAACCACTTTTCCTGTATAAGGTCACAGTAAGGCTGGAGACAACCCCAGAAAGGACAGATACGTATAGATTCATAGATTCACAGTCAAGTTGTCAGATTGATACAGCCAACCACTGTCAGAGTGTTTGCAAAAAAGCACAAATGCAATCATGAGATACACACACAAGGAGAAAAATTCTTTCAAAGATATGCTCAACGCATTTGACCATCAATATGAAGTACTGAGCTGAAAGTAAAATTGCCATCCCATGTCACAAGAGCAAAGTTTAATCAGACGCAGAGGTAACTATTAAGTAATGTAAGGAAAGGAAATTATTTTTCCTTAACAAAATATGAGGTCCAGCATGAATTTAGAGCCTTACATGTTC
This is a stretch of genomic DNA from Paramormyrops kingsleyae isolate MSU_618 chromosome 7, PKINGS_0.4, whole genome shotgun sequence. It encodes these proteins:
- the LOC111849832 gene encoding transitional endoplasmic reticulum ATPase-like isoform X2 translates to MDELQLFRGDTVLLKGKKRRETVCIVLSDDTCSDEKVRMNRVVRNNLRVRLGDVISIQPCPDVKYGKRIHVLPIDDTVEGITGNLFEVYLKPYFLEAYRPIRKGDIFLVRGGMRAVEFKVVETDPSPYCIVAPDTVIHCEGEPIKREDEEESLNEVGYDDIGGVRKQLAQIKEMVELPLRHPALFKAIGVKPPRGILLYGPPGTGKTLIARAVANETGAFFFLINGPEIMSKLAGESESNLRKAFEEAEKNAPAIIFIDELDAIAPKREKTHGEVERRIVSQLLTLMDGLKQRAHVIVMAATNRPNSIDPALRRFGRFDREVDIGIPDATGRLEILQIHTKNMKLADDVDLEQVANETHGHVGADLAALCSEAALQAIRKKMDLIDLEDETIDAEVMNSLAVTMDDFRWALSQSNPSALRETVVEVPNITWEDIGGLEDVKRELQELVQYPVEHPDKFLKFGMTPSKGVLFYGPPGCGKTLLAKAIANECQANFISIKGPELLTMWFGESEANVREIFDKARQAAPCVLFFDELDSIAKARGGSIGDGGGAADRVINQILTEMDGMSSKKNVFIIGATNRPDIIDPAILRPGRLDQLIYIPLPDEKSRIAILKANLRKSPISKDVDLDFLAKMTNGFSGADLTEICQRACKLAIRESIENEIRRERERQTNPSAMEVEEDDPVPEIRKDHFEEAMRFARRSVSDNDIRKYEMFAQTLQQSRGFGSFRFPSSNQGGAGPSQGSGGGSGGNVFSEDNDDDLYG
- the LOC111849832 gene encoding transitional endoplasmic reticulum ATPase-like isoform X1; its protein translation is MASGGESKNDDLSTAILKQKNRPNRLIVDESINEDNSVVSLSQAKMDELQLFRGDTVLLKGKKRRETVCIVLSDDTCSDEKVRMNRVVRNNLRVRLGDVISIQPCPDVKYGKRIHVLPIDDTVEGITGNLFEVYLKPYFLEAYRPIRKGDIFLVRGGMRAVEFKVVETDPSPYCIVAPDTVIHCEGEPIKREDEEESLNEVGYDDIGGVRKQLAQIKEMVELPLRHPALFKAIGVKPPRGILLYGPPGTGKTLIARAVANETGAFFFLINGPEIMSKLAGESESNLRKAFEEAEKNAPAIIFIDELDAIAPKREKLSLQLSLSLSSWLGAVHVHRRTLSQRVLSGEVNEAPLLFPQTHGEVERRIVSQLLTLMDGLKQRAHVIVMAATNRPNSIDPALRRFGRFDREVDIGIPDATGRLEILQIHTKNMKLADDVDLEQVANETHGHVGADLAALCSEAALQAIRKKMDLIDLEDETIDAEVMNSLAVTMDDFRWALSQSNPSALRETVVEVPNITWEDIGGLEDVKRELQELVQYPVEHPDKFLKFGMTPSKGVLFYGPPGCGKTLLAKAIANECQANFISIKGPELLTMWFGESEANVREIFDKARQAAPCVLFFDELDSIAKARGGSIGDGGGAADRVINQILTEMDGMSSKKNVFIIGATNRPDIIDPAILRPGRLDQLIYIPLPDEKSRIAILKANLRKSPISKDVDLDFLAKMTNGFSGADLTEICQRACKLAIRESIENEIRRERERQTNPSAMEVEEDDPVPEIRKDHFEEAMRFARRSVSDNDIRKYEMFAQTLQQSRGFGSFRFPSSNQGGAGPSQGSGGGSGGNVFSEDNDDDLYG